One window from the genome of Burkholderia sp. FERM BP-3421 encodes:
- a CDS encoding non-ribosomal peptide synthetase, with protein MTLVRLMTDLADAGITLHRRGDQLHVQGPPGALGGALVARLRDAKEALLRVLDDDEASRASPLAPARPGEGGDAAALSPGQARLVAATRLGDPAMYNEQAAIELADAVDAAAIARAFASLARRHDILRTVFVDGEPQRQAVLPEPVVLLERWAVDGDDTLRARAAELARMPFASGAPMWRVDVFSTPERAAVLVLTIHHAIFDRWSMSVLIRDFSAYLASPDAPPASTPPLSYRDFAAWQHRWMATPDYAAQLEDWVDTLASVDEVPAIRGDRARPPAPSGRGGTLRVALPADCIEAAAAFSRTHNTTLFTTLFSVFALLQHRYTGEARVLALTPAANRPFQAAEDIAGYFVNLVALAADLRDGDSFGALVGRMRDVTARAFARQGVPLDAIVDRLRARGGPRHDQFAQTVFAFQNVRLPAVHTASGTASPFDLDSPFARFDLYLSIEGDERGTFAVWQYNTDLFDADTIRQLGAHYIALLRAALAAPEAEAHALPMLSGDDEAQLRAWGRHAEPYRSDATIVELFRACAAAHPERTALEQGTARWSYADLDRWSARAAARLRAAGVAPGAVVGVAGERSPRLLAAFLAVLKAGAAYLPLDPGYPAARLGALLADAAPALVIVADGLDAGWLGDYAGPVLGLSDCEAEADGAPEREAPRAEADDLAYVMYTSGSTGQPKGVAIPHRGVVRLATGGAYARLDASTVMLQQSPLGFDASTFEIWGCWLNGGRLVLAASGMPFFDAVSEAIARDGVTTMWLTADLFRMMVEEEPAALGGLRELLTGGDALPVASCRAFVEACPGVALINGYGPTENTTFTCSHRVTAADVRRGAIPIGRPIGNTEVRVVDARGGLVPVGVPGELWAGGDGLALGYLGRADLTAERFVDAPSPDGGRWYRTGDLVRWRRDGVLEFLGRIDSQVKLRGYRIELGEIEATLGHHPALSGCAVALRRSAADEKQLVGYLVARPEAGEAVEAGEVQAWLAARLPGYMVPRTWVRLDALPQSANGKVDRKRLPEPEIEIGSAAASSEAEAVLVEIWQGLLGLARVGVRDNFFALGGDSILSIQMASRAAERGLRISPQQVFSYPTIAELAAQGCEAEDVSGVAAEQGEVRGEVMAGPIQAWYLGWPGEDWEQFSQGAYLGLHEPLEPEVLIAALQAVAQRHDALRIAWRHDGSAWRQESGAGASVEVEIEDLRGLSEAEAEQRLEASAAELQAGLRLSGPSLWAARLYRMERGWRLLWLVHHASVDGVSWRILSDDLWRAYAALQEGEPVKWPAKSVSYQAWSREMSAWSRALPEAELRYWQEMDVPGTPLPVDGGHVSENTVATESRVSLDWDAETTECWLRQAGDAYRMRPEELLVAALARTLSDWTATPECVLDLEGHGRDGLTGVDVSRTVGWFTSLYPLRLPLSGDLSRDLKSVKERMRGVPHGGVGYGALRHGAQAPELGGHDRTVCFNYLGQWRLDEGGEPRSAWLGEAPGGTRSAAMRRRYALDVVAQVHDGRLRVDWRYSTALHETATITALAAGFRDALAAVLAHCLSPRAGGLTPSDLPLAHLDQHEIDAIERDHPRLEALYGVTPLQQGILFHSIADGSASLYVEQLHWKMTGAFDAARFQRAWSDVVQAHASLRTTFRWRNLKSAVQLVHDRLEPDWDVLDWGALPADARAGRFAALGEQDRARGFDLERGPLLRGTLIREPGDAWRFLWSYHHAVVDGWSVPLILKQVLDRYAALRAGDARPLPGSRFLPFVSWLAARDPCEQAAYWKQVLDGIDEPTPIGFASPARGPQPQGQGRRAFAFDAALRDQVDRAARQAGVTRASLLTGAWALTLGYAGGGRDVVFGTTLSGRPATLPGVEQMVGLFINTVPVRVGIDDDARVSSWLQDLHRGQSERARLGAASLTDIQRWAGYDGGELLSSLFVVENYPVDRTLARRDVGLDVSEFAAAETRTNYPLVAQLIPGAETVLYVDFDTSRYDDEGIGRLGASFLHVLAQLAARPDARLGEIALVDDGEAHRLIHAWNATPPVGAGDLLHAGIERHARLTPLAPAIVGADDAMNYRELADETLRVARAVAAAGARREPVAVLLPRAARTVAAYSGVMRAGCAYVPADPAMPPGRLRDLLATVGYVLTTRAHLPLLEGVAARAIVLDESEAADAAAVDTAAVDTAAVATALPDAALPEVAPDDLAYVMFTSGSTGKPKGVMITHRAASLTIEAILQRHAIGASDRLMCVSAAGFDLSVFDFFGAFAAGAAVVLAPESSTVAPGVWLDLMVRERATVWESVPAVVELLLLECRQRGRALPPALKLVMMSGDRVPVGLPAQIRAAATADIEVFALGGATEAAIWSCWYDTRGLAPDAAFVPYGRHLPGQRLYVLSSSLQAVPVGVPGDLWIAGAGVALGYLGQPDLTAYRFVDNPYVPGERMYRTGDRARVLADGNLEFLGRVDDQVKIGGFRIEIGEIEAALGAAPGVERGVASVIEREGRRMIAGYVLLRADATFDLDAIRDTLARRLPPYMRPASVMALDSVPLSANGKVDRKRLPEPEIEIGSAAASSEAEAVLVEIWQGLLGLARVGVRDNFFALGGDSILSIQMASRAAERGLRISPQQVFSYPTIAELAAQGCEAEDVSDVAAEQGEVRGEVMAGPIQAWYLGWPGEDWEQFSQGAYLGLHEPLEPEALIAALQAVAQRHDALRIAWRHDGSAWRQESGAGTSVEVEIEDLRGLSEAEAEQRLEASAAELQAGLRLSGPSLWAARLYRMERGWRLLWLVHHASVDGVSWRILSDDLWRAYAALQEGEPVKWPAKSVSYQAWSREMSAWSRALPEAELRYWQEMDVPGTPLPVDGGHVSENTVATESRVSLDWDAETTERWLRQAGDAYRMRPEELLVAALARTLCTWTETTECVLDLEGHGRDGLTGVDVSRTVGWFTSLYPLRLPLSGDLSRDLKSVKERMRGVPHGGIGYGALRHGAQAPELGAHDRTVCFNYLGQWRLDEGGEPRSAWLGEPPGGMRSAAMRRRYALDVVAQVHDGRLRVDWLYSTALHRTQTVTALAARFRDALDAVLAHCLSPQAGGLTPSDLPLAHLDQNDIDEVLQLLNEQS; from the coding sequence ATGACCCTGGTCAGACTCATGACCGATCTCGCCGACGCGGGCATCACGCTGCACCGCCGCGGCGACCAGCTTCACGTCCAGGGGCCGCCGGGCGCGCTCGGCGGCGCGCTTGTCGCGCGGCTGCGCGACGCCAAGGAAGCGCTGCTGCGCGTACTCGACGACGACGAGGCGTCGCGCGCGAGCCCGCTCGCGCCGGCGCGGCCGGGCGAAGGCGGCGACGCGGCGGCGCTGTCGCCGGGACAGGCGCGCCTCGTCGCGGCGACGCGGCTCGGCGATCCGGCGATGTACAACGAACAGGCCGCGATCGAACTCGCGGATGCCGTCGACGCGGCGGCCATCGCCCGCGCGTTCGCGTCGCTCGCGCGCCGGCACGACATCCTGCGCACCGTGTTCGTCGACGGCGAGCCGCAGCGGCAGGCGGTATTGCCCGAGCCGGTCGTGCTGCTCGAACGGTGGGCGGTCGACGGCGACGACACGTTGCGCGCGCGCGCGGCGGAGCTGGCCCGCATGCCGTTCGCGAGCGGCGCGCCGATGTGGCGCGTCGATGTGTTCTCCACGCCCGAGCGGGCGGCCGTGCTCGTGCTGACGATCCACCATGCGATCTTCGATCGCTGGTCGATGAGCGTGCTGATCCGCGACTTCAGCGCGTATCTCGCTTCGCCGGATGCGCCGCCGGCGTCGACGCCGCCTCTGAGCTACCGCGACTTCGCGGCCTGGCAGCACCGCTGGATGGCGACGCCGGACTATGCCGCGCAGCTCGAGGACTGGGTGGACACGCTCGCCTCGGTCGACGAGGTGCCCGCGATCCGCGGCGATCGTGCCCGGCCGCCCGCGCCGAGCGGGCGCGGCGGCACCCTGCGCGTCGCGCTGCCGGCTGACTGCATCGAAGCGGCGGCGGCGTTCTCGCGGACGCACAACACGACGCTGTTCACGACCCTCTTCAGCGTGTTCGCGCTGCTTCAGCATCGCTATACGGGCGAGGCCCGGGTGCTGGCGCTGACGCCCGCGGCGAACCGGCCGTTCCAGGCGGCCGAGGACATCGCCGGCTACTTCGTCAATCTGGTCGCGCTCGCGGCGGACCTGCGCGACGGCGACAGTTTCGGCGCGCTGGTCGGCCGGATGCGTGACGTCACGGCGCGCGCCTTCGCGCGGCAGGGCGTGCCGCTCGATGCGATCGTCGACCGGCTGCGCGCGCGCGGCGGGCCGCGCCACGACCAGTTCGCGCAGACCGTGTTCGCGTTTCAGAACGTTCGCCTGCCCGCGGTGCACACCGCGAGCGGCACGGCGAGCCCGTTCGATCTCGACAGCCCGTTCGCGCGTTTCGATCTCTACCTGTCGATCGAAGGCGACGAGCGCGGCACCTTCGCGGTTTGGCAATACAACACCGACCTGTTCGACGCAGACACCATCCGCCAGCTCGGGGCGCATTACATCGCGCTCTTGCGCGCGGCGCTGGCCGCGCCGGAAGCGGAGGCGCACGCGTTGCCGATGCTGTCCGGCGACGATGAGGCGCAGCTGCGCGCATGGGGGCGGCATGCCGAGCCGTATCGCTCCGACGCCACGATCGTCGAGTTGTTCCGCGCATGCGCGGCGGCGCATCCCGAGCGCACCGCGCTCGAACAGGGCACCGCGCGCTGGTCCTACGCGGACCTCGATCGCTGGTCGGCGCGCGCGGCCGCACGCCTGCGCGCGGCGGGCGTCGCGCCGGGCGCGGTGGTGGGCGTCGCGGGCGAGCGATCGCCGCGCCTGCTCGCCGCGTTCCTCGCGGTGCTGAAGGCGGGGGCGGCCTATCTGCCGCTCGATCCCGGCTATCCGGCGGCGCGCCTGGGCGCGCTGCTGGCCGACGCGGCGCCCGCGCTCGTGATCGTCGCCGACGGGCTCGACGCGGGCTGGCTCGGTGACTACGCCGGGCCGGTGCTGGGCCTGTCCGATTGCGAGGCCGAGGCGGACGGAGCGCCCGAGCGCGAGGCCCCCCGCGCCGAGGCGGACGACCTGGCCTACGTGATGTACACGTCGGGCTCGACCGGCCAGCCGAAGGGCGTGGCGATTCCGCATCGCGGCGTCGTGCGGCTCGCGACGGGCGGCGCGTATGCGCGGCTGGACGCCTCGACGGTGATGCTGCAGCAGTCGCCGCTCGGCTTCGACGCGTCGACGTTCGAGATCTGGGGCTGCTGGCTCAATGGCGGGCGGCTGGTGCTCGCGGCGTCCGGCATGCCGTTCTTCGATGCCGTGTCCGAGGCGATCGCGCGCGACGGCGTCACGACGATGTGGCTCACGGCCGACCTGTTCCGCATGATGGTCGAGGAGGAGCCGGCGGCGCTCGGCGGCCTGCGCGAGCTGCTGACGGGCGGCGACGCGCTGCCCGTCGCGAGTTGCCGCGCGTTTGTCGAGGCGTGCCCCGGTGTCGCGCTGATCAACGGCTACGGTCCGACGGAGAACACGACGTTCACCTGCAGCCACCGCGTGACGGCGGCCGACGTGCGGCGCGGCGCGATCCCGATCGGCCGGCCGATCGGCAACACCGAGGTACGCGTGGTCGACGCGCGGGGCGGCCTGGTTCCCGTCGGCGTGCCCGGCGAGCTGTGGGCGGGCGGCGACGGGCTGGCGCTCGGCTATCTCGGGCGCGCCGATCTGACGGCCGAGCGCTTCGTCGACGCACCGTCGCCCGACGGCGGGCGCTGGTATCGCACGGGCGACCTCGTGCGCTGGCGGCGTGACGGGGTGCTCGAATTCCTGGGCCGGATCGACTCGCAGGTCAAGCTGCGCGGCTATCGGATCGAACTCGGCGAGATCGAGGCGACGCTGGGCCATCACCCGGCGCTGAGCGGCTGCGCGGTGGCCTTGCGCCGCAGCGCGGCGGACGAGAAGCAGCTGGTCGGGTATCTGGTCGCGCGGCCGGAGGCGGGCGAGGCCGTCGAGGCGGGCGAGGTGCAGGCCTGGCTCGCCGCGCGGCTGCCGGGCTATATGGTGCCGCGCACGTGGGTCCGGCTCGATGCGTTGCCGCAATCGGCGAACGGGAAGGTCGACCGCAAGCGCCTGCCGGAACCGGAGATCGAGATCGGGTCGGCGGCGGCGAGCAGCGAGGCCGAGGCCGTGCTGGTGGAGATCTGGCAGGGCCTGCTCGGGTTGGCGCGGGTGGGGGTGCGGGACAACTTCTTCGCGCTCGGCGGCGATTCGATCCTGAGCATCCAGATGGCGTCGCGCGCGGCGGAACGGGGGCTGCGCATCAGTCCGCAGCAGGTGTTCAGCTATCCGACGATTGCGGAGCTGGCTGCGCAGGGTTGCGAGGCGGAAGACGTTTCGGGCGTGGCGGCGGAGCAGGGCGAGGTGCGGGGCGAGGTGATGGCGGGGCCGATCCAGGCGTGGTATCTGGGCTGGCCGGGCGAGGACTGGGAACAGTTCAGCCAGGGCGCGTATCTGGGGCTGCACGAGCCGCTTGAACCCGAGGTATTGATCGCCGCGCTGCAAGCGGTCGCGCAGCGGCACGATGCCTTGCGGATCGCGTGGCGGCACGACGGGAGCGCATGGCGTCAGGAAAGCGGCGCGGGTGCATCGGTCGAGGTGGAAATCGAGGATCTGCGCGGTCTGTCCGAGGCGGAGGCCGAGCAACGGCTGGAAGCGAGTGCGGCCGAACTGCAAGCGGGCCTGAGATTGAGCGGCCCGAGCCTGTGGGCGGCGCGCCTGTATCGAATGGAACGAGGCTGGCGACTGCTGTGGCTGGTGCATCACGCGTCGGTGGATGGCGTGTCGTGGCGGATCCTGTCGGACGATCTGTGGCGCGCGTATGCGGCCCTGCAAGAGGGCGAGCCGGTGAAGTGGCCGGCCAAGAGCGTGTCGTATCAGGCGTGGTCGCGGGAAATGTCGGCATGGTCGCGCGCGTTGCCGGAAGCGGAATTGCGGTACTGGCAGGAGATGGACGTGCCGGGTACGCCGCTGCCGGTGGACGGCGGGCATGTGTCGGAAAACACGGTCGCCACGGAGTCGCGCGTCTCGCTGGACTGGGATGCGGAAACGACCGAATGCTGGTTGCGGCAAGCGGGCGACGCCTACCGGATGCGCCCGGAAGAACTGCTGGTCGCGGCGCTGGCGCGCACCTTGTCGGACTGGACCGCGACCCCCGAATGCGTGCTGGACCTCGAAGGTCACGGCCGGGACGGTTTGACGGGCGTGGACGTGTCTCGAACGGTCGGCTGGTTCACGAGCCTGTATCCGCTGCGCCTGCCGCTGAGCGGCGATCTGTCGCGTGACCTGAAGTCGGTGAAGGAGCGGATGCGCGGCGTGCCGCACGGCGGGGTCGGCTACGGGGCGCTGCGCCACGGCGCGCAGGCCCCGGAACTGGGCGGGCACGACCGCACGGTCTGCTTCAACTATCTGGGCCAATGGCGGCTGGACGAGGGCGGCGAACCACGCTCGGCCTGGCTCGGCGAAGCGCCGGGCGGCACACGCTCGGCCGCGATGCGGCGGCGCTACGCGCTCGACGTCGTGGCGCAGGTCCACGACGGCCGCCTGCGCGTCGACTGGCGCTACAGCACGGCGCTGCACGAAACAGCCACGATCACGGCGCTCGCCGCCGGGTTCCGCGATGCGCTGGCCGCCGTGCTGGCCCACTGCCTGTCGCCGCGGGCGGGCGGCCTCACGCCGTCGGACCTGCCGCTCGCCCACCTCGACCAGCACGAGATCGACGCGATCGAGCGCGACCACCCGCGCCTGGAAGCGCTGTACGGCGTCACGCCGCTCCAGCAGGGCATCCTGTTCCATTCGATCGCCGACGGGAGCGCGTCGCTGTACGTCGAGCAGCTGCACTGGAAAATGACCGGCGCATTCGACGCGGCGCGGTTCCAGCGCGCCTGGTCGGACGTGGTCCAGGCGCATGCGTCGCTGCGCACGACCTTCCGCTGGCGCAACCTGAAAAGCGCGGTCCAGCTCGTCCACGACCGGCTCGAACCGGACTGGGACGTGCTCGACTGGGGCGCGCTGCCCGCCGACGCCCGCGCCGGCCGCTTCGCCGCGCTGGGCGAGCAGGACCGCGCACGCGGCTTCGATCTCGAACGCGGCCCGCTGCTGCGCGGCACGTTGATTCGCGAGCCCGGCGATGCGTGGCGCTTCCTGTGGAGCTACCACCACGCCGTCGTCGACGGCTGGTCGGTGCCGCTGATCCTGAAACAGGTGCTCGACCGCTACGCCGCGCTGCGCGCGGGCGACGCGCGTCCGCTGCCGGGCAGCCGCTTCCTGCCGTTCGTGAGCTGGCTGGCCGCGCGCGACCCGTGCGAGCAGGCCGCGTACTGGAAGCAGGTGCTGGACGGCATCGACGAGCCCACGCCGATCGGCTTCGCCTCGCCCGCGCGCGGCCCGCAACCGCAGGGCCAGGGCCGGCGCGCGTTCGCGTTCGACGCGGCGCTGCGCGATCAGGTCGACCGCGCGGCGCGGCAGGCCGGCGTGACGCGCGCGAGCCTGCTGACGGGCGCGTGGGCGCTGACGCTCGGCTATGCGGGCGGCGGGCGCGACGTTGTGTTCGGCACGACCCTGTCCGGCCGCCCCGCGACGCTGCCCGGCGTCGAACAGATGGTCGGGCTGTTCATCAACACGGTGCCGGTGCGCGTCGGCATCGACGACGACGCGCGCGTGTCGTCGTGGCTGCAGGACCTGCATCGCGGGCAGAGCGAACGGGCGCGGCTCGGCGCGGCGTCGCTCACGGACATCCAGCGCTGGGCGGGCTACGACGGCGGCGAGCTGCTGAGCAGCCTGTTCGTGGTCGAGAACTACCCGGTCGACCGGACGCTGGCCCGGCGCGACGTCGGGCTCGACGTCAGCGAGTTCGCCGCCGCCGAGACGCGCACCAACTATCCGCTCGTCGCGCAGCTGATCCCGGGCGCGGAAACCGTGCTCTACGTCGACTTCGATACGTCGCGTTATGACGACGAAGGGATCGGCCGGCTCGGCGCGAGCTTCCTGCACGTGCTCGCGCAACTTGCCGCGCGGCCGGACGCGCGGCTCGGCGAGATCGCGCTCGTCGACGACGGCGAAGCGCACCGGCTGATACACGCGTGGAACGCGACGCCGCCCGTCGGCGCGGGCGATCTGCTGCATGCGGGCATCGAGCGGCACGCGCGGCTGACGCCGCTCGCGCCCGCGATCGTCGGCGCGGACGACGCGATGAACTATCGCGAGCTGGCCGACGAGACGCTGCGCGTCGCGCGGGCCGTGGCGGCGGCGGGCGCGCGGCGCGAGCCGGTCGCGGTGCTGCTGCCGCGCGCCGCGCGCACGGTCGCCGCGTACTCGGGCGTGATGCGCGCGGGCTGCGCGTACGTGCCCGCCGATCCCGCGATGCCGCCGGGACGGCTGCGCGACCTGCTCGCGACGGTCGGCTACGTGCTGACGACGCGCGCGCATCTGCCGCTGCTCGAGGGCGTCGCGGCGCGCGCGATCGTGCTCGACGAGAGCGAGGCGGCGGATGCTGCGGCGGTCGATACCGCGGCGGTCGACACCGCGGCGGTCGCTACCGCATTGCCGGATGCCGCGCTGCCCGAGGTCGCGCCCGACGATCTCGCCTACGTGATGTTCACGTCGGGTTCGACCGGCAAACCGAAGGGCGTGATGATCACGCACCGCGCCGCGTCGCTGACGATCGAGGCGATTCTGCAGCGCCATGCGATCGGCGCGTCCGACCGGCTGATGTGCGTGTCGGCGGCGGGCTTCGACCTGTCGGTGTTCGATTTCTTCGGGGCGTTCGCGGCGGGCGCGGCGGTCGTGCTCGCGCCGGAATCGTCGACGGTCGCGCCGGGCGTCTGGCTCGACCTGATGGTGCGCGAGCGCGCGACCGTATGGGAATCCGTGCCGGCCGTGGTGGAGTTGCTGCTGCTCGAATGCCGGCAGCGCGGGCGCGCGCTGCCGCCCGCGCTGAAGCTCGTGATGATGAGCGGCGATCGCGTGCCGGTCGGGCTGCCCGCGCAGATCCGCGCGGCCGCGACCGCCGACATCGAGGTGTTCGCGCTCGGCGGCGCCACCGAGGCGGCCATCTGGTCGTGCTGGTACGACACGCGCGGGCTCGCGCCCGACGCCGCGTTCGTGCCGTATGGCCGGCATTTGCCGGGGCAGCGGCTGTATGTGCTGTCGTCGTCGCTGCAGGCGGTGCCGGTCGGCGTGCCGGGCGATCTGTGGATTGCCGGCGCGGGGGTGGCGCTCGGCTATCTCGGCCAGCCCGACCTGACGGCCTACCGGTTCGTCGACAACCCCTATGTGCCGGGCGAGCGAATGTACCGGACCGGCGACCGCGCGCGCGTGCTCGCCGACGGCAACCTCGAATTCCTCGGGCGGGTGGACGATCAGGTCAAGATCGGCGGCTTCCGGATCGAGATCGGCGAAATCGAGGCCGCGCTCGGGGCGGCGCCGGGCGTCGAACGCGGGGTGGCGTCGGTGATCGAGCGCGAGGGGCGGCGGATGATCGCGGGCTACGTGCTGTTGCGCGCGGACGCGACGTTCGACCTCGACGCGATCCGCGACACGCTCGCGCGGCGTCTGCCGCCTTACATGCGGCCCGCGTCGGTCATGGCGCTCGACAGCGTGCCGCTGAGCGCGAACGGGAAGGTCGACCGCAAGCGCCTGCCGGAACCGGAGATCGAGATCGGGTCGGCGGCGGCGAGCAGCGAGGCCGAGGCCGTGCTGGTGGAGATCTGGCAGGGCCTGCTCGGGTTGGCGCGGGTGGGGGTGCGGGACAACTTCTTCGCGCTCGGCGGCGATTCGATCCTGAGCATCCAGATGGCGTCGCGCGCGGCGGAACGGGGGCTGCGCATCAGTCCGCAGCAGGTGTTCAGCTATCCGACGATTGCGGAGCTGGCCGCGCAGGGTTGCGAGGCGGAAGACGTTTCGGACGTGGCGGCGGAGCAGGGCGAGGTGCGGGGCGAGGTGATGGCGGGGCCGATCCAGGCGTGGTATCTGGGCTGGCCGGGCGAGGACTGGGAACAGTTCAGCCAGGGCGCGTATCTGGGGCTGCACGAGCCGCTTGAGCCCGAGGCATTGATCGCCGCGCTGCAAGCGGTCGCGCAGCGGCACGATGCCTTGCGGATCGCGTGGCGGCATGACGGGAGCGCATGGCGTCAGGAAAGCGGCGCGGGTACATCGGTCGAGGTGGAAATCGAGGATCTGCGCGGTCTGTCCGAGGCGGAGGCCGAGCAACGGCTGGAAGCGAGTGCGGCCGAACTGCAAGCAGGCCTGAGATTGAGCGGCCCGAGCCTGTGGGCGGCGCGCCTGTATCGAATGGAACGAGGCTGGCGACTGCTGTGGCTGGTGCATCACGCGTCGGTGGATGGCGTGTCGTGGCGGATCCTGTCGGACGATCTGTGGCGCGCGTATGCGGCCCTGCAAGAGGGCGAGCCGGTGAAGTGGCCGGCCAAGAGCGTGTCGTATCAGGCGTGGTCGCGGGAAATGTCGGCATGGTCGCGCGCGTTGCCGGAAGCGGAATTGCGGTACTGGCAGGAGATGGACGTGCCGGGTACGCCGCTGCCGGTGGACGGCGGGCATGTGTCGGAAAACACGGTCGCCACGGAGTCGCGCGTCTCGCTGGACTGGGATGCGGAAACGACCGAACGCTGGTTGCGGCAAGCGGGCGACGCCTACCGGATGCGCCCGGAAGAACTGCTGGTCGCGGCGCTGGCGCGCACCTTGTGCACGTGGACCGAGACAACGGAGTGCGTGCTGGACCTCGAAGGTCACGGCCGGGACGGTTTGACGGGCGTGGACGTGTCTCGAACGGTCGGCTGGTTCACGAGCCTGTATCCGCTGCGCCTGCCGCTGAGCGGCGATCTGTCGCGTGACCTGAAGTCGGTGAAGGAGCGGATGCGCGGCGTGCCGCACGGCGGGATCGGCTACGGGGCGCTGCGCCACGGCGCGCAGGCCCCGGAACTGGGCGCGCACGACCGCACGGTCTGCTTCAACTATCTGGGCCAATGGCGGCTGGACGAGGGCGGCGAGCCACGCTCGGCCTGGCTCGGCGAACCGCCGGGCGGCATGCGCTCGGCCGCGATGCGGCGGCGCTACGCGCTCGACGTCGTGGCGCAGGTCCACGACGGCCGCCTGCGCGTCGACTGGCTGTACAGCACCGCGCTGCACCGGACGCAGACCGTCACCGCCCTTGCCGCCCGGTTCCGCGACGCGCTGGACGCCGTGCTGGCCCACTGCCTGTCGCCGCAGGCGGGCGGCCTCACGCCATCGGACCTGCCGCTCGCCCATCTCGACCAGAACGATATCGACGAAGTGCTACAGCTATTGAACGAGCAATCATGA